The following coding sequences are from one Novosphingobium sp. Gsoil 351 window:
- a CDS encoding JAB domain-containing protein yields MFGPGSTLPGQIAAVRRLLHAGLREQVTRGPLDSASPSLLQFVVAHFCGLQHEEMLALFGNAGGQFIDHETVAAGPSHRMEFSPAQLFRRAVALGAVEIVLAHNHPSGIAQPSADDLASTRRVVRDAKLLGIVVRDHLIVGGNAVFSMSRAGLL; encoded by the coding sequence GTGTTCGGCCCCGGCTCGACCCTGCCCGGCCAGATTGCAGCCGTGAGGAGGCTGCTGCACGCCGGCTTGCGCGAGCAGGTCACGCGCGGACCGCTCGATTCCGCGTCGCCGAGCCTCCTGCAATTCGTGGTGGCACATTTCTGCGGACTACAGCACGAGGAGATGCTCGCGCTGTTCGGCAATGCCGGCGGCCAGTTCATCGATCATGAAACCGTGGCGGCGGGACCTTCGCACCGCATGGAATTCTCACCGGCCCAGCTGTTTCGGCGCGCCGTGGCGCTCGGCGCGGTGGAAATCGTGCTGGCCCACAATCATCCTTCGGGCATCGCCCAACCCAGCGCGGACGACCTCGCATCGACTCGTCGCGTGGTCCGCGACGCCAAACTGCTGGGGATCGTGGTGCGAGACCATCTGATCGTCGGTGGCAATGCCGTCTTCAGCATGTCGCGGGCGGGGCTGCTGTGA
- a CDS encoding helix-turn-helix transcriptional regulator → MHQIAQFPECPDLIEDDGRLGEEQRAQLARITPKQREVLRLALVRKSSKEIGRELGIAPRSVDQRLDAARITLGAASRFEAARKFNALVRTSEGLTSEPFLLGESGAERGGMAGEQPLYVFGDALHFSGGPAWEDSTPVDPAAWQRFVPGLPSAASGSRDRIVWIMIGAVSILTLVLIGLAVVESLKRLVDGG, encoded by the coding sequence ATGCACCAGATCGCGCAATTTCCCGAGTGTCCGGATCTGATCGAGGACGACGGCCGCCTCGGCGAAGAGCAGCGCGCACAGCTGGCCCGGATCACCCCGAAGCAGCGCGAGGTGCTGCGCCTCGCCCTCGTCCGCAAGTCGTCCAAGGAAATCGGACGCGAGCTGGGCATCGCCCCGCGCTCGGTCGATCAGCGCCTCGACGCCGCCCGCATCACCCTGGGCGCGGCCAGCCGCTTCGAGGCGGCGCGCAAGTTCAACGCCCTCGTCCGCACCAGTGAAGGGCTAACTAGTGAGCCGTTCCTGCTTGGCGAAAGCGGGGCAGAGCGGGGAGGGATGGCTGGCGAACAGCCGCTTTACGTGTTTGGCGATGCGCTGCACTTCTCCGGCGGTCCCGCCTGGGAAGACAGCACCCCCGTCGACCCGGCCGCATGGCAGCGGTTCGTGCCGGGGCTGCCCAGTGCGGCGTCGGGATCGCGGGACCGGATCGTGTGGATCATGATCGGCGCCGTCTCGATCCTGACGCTGGTGCTCATTGGGCTGGCGGTCGTCGAGAGCCTGAAGAGGCTGGTCGACGGCGGCTGA
- a CDS encoding adenylosuccinate synthase, which produces MANVTVIGAQWGDEGKGKIVDWLASRADAVVRFQGGHNAGHTLVVGNQTYKLSLLPSGIVTGTLSIIGNGVVLDPWHLRDEIAKLEGQGVSITDDNFAIADNCALILPLHRDLDGLREEAAGTGKIGTTGRGIGPAYEDKVGRRAIRVCDLAHIDQLDPQLDRLCAHHDALRAGFGQPPVDREALREALREIAPSVLQYAQPVWKRLKKVRKAGARVLFEGAQGVLLDVDHGTYPFVTSSNTVSGSAASGSGLGPNATGFVLGIVKAYTTRVGSGPFPTELDPDGPDGATGQKLGERGHEFGTVTGRKRRCGWFDAVLVRQSCAISGVTGIALTKLDVLDGFDVVRICTGYRLHGKILDYLPSHSADQAAVEPIYEEMDGWRETTAGARSWADLPAQAIKYIQRVQELIETPVALVSTSPEREDTILVRDPFVD; this is translated from the coding sequence ATGGCCAACGTCACCGTGATCGGCGCCCAGTGGGGCGACGAGGGCAAGGGCAAGATCGTCGACTGGCTCGCCAGCCGCGCCGACGCGGTGGTCCGCTTCCAGGGCGGGCACAACGCCGGGCACACGCTGGTCGTCGGCAACCAGACCTACAAGCTCAGCCTTCTGCCCTCGGGCATCGTCACCGGCACGCTCAGCATCATCGGCAACGGCGTGGTGCTGGATCCTTGGCACTTGCGTGACGAGATCGCCAAGCTCGAGGGCCAGGGTGTCAGCATCACCGACGACAACTTTGCGATCGCCGACAACTGCGCGCTGATCCTGCCGCTCCATCGCGACCTCGACGGCTTGCGCGAGGAGGCGGCGGGCACTGGCAAGATCGGAACCACCGGGCGCGGGATCGGTCCCGCTTACGAGGACAAGGTCGGGCGCCGGGCGATCCGCGTCTGCGATCTTGCCCACATCGACCAGCTCGATCCCCAGCTCGATCGCCTGTGCGCGCACCACGACGCGCTGCGCGCCGGATTCGGCCAGCCTCCGGTCGATCGTGAGGCCTTGCGTGAGGCGCTGCGCGAGATCGCCCCGTCGGTGCTGCAATATGCCCAGCCGGTGTGGAAGCGGCTCAAGAAGGTGCGCAAGGCCGGGGCGCGCGTTCTTTTCGAGGGTGCCCAGGGGGTGCTGCTCGACGTCGATCACGGGACCTATCCATTCGTCACATCGTCCAACACTGTCAGCGGCAGCGCGGCGAGCGGATCGGGCCTGGGACCCAACGCCACCGGGTTCGTCCTGGGCATCGTCAAGGCCTATACCACCCGCGTCGGAAGCGGCCCCTTCCCGACCGAGCTCGACCCGGATGGGCCCGATGGGGCCACCGGGCAGAAGCTGGGCGAGCGTGGCCACGAGTTTGGCACCGTCACCGGGCGCAAGCGCCGCTGCGGCTGGTTCGACGCGGTGCTGGTGCGCCAATCGTGCGCAATCAGCGGCGTCACCGGGATCGCGCTGACCAAGCTCGACGTGCTCGACGGGTTCGATGTCGTTCGCATCTGCACCGGCTATCGCCTGCACGGCAAGATCCTCGACTATCTCCCCAGCCATTCCGCCGACCAGGCCGCGGTCGAGCCCATCTACGAGGAAATGGACGGCTGGCGCGAAACCACGGCGGGCGCGCGCAGCTGGGCCGACCTCCCGGCGCAGGCGATCAAGTACATCCAGCGGGTGCAGGAGTTGATCGAAACGCCGGTGGCGCTGGTCTCGACGAGCCCCGAGCGCGAGGATACGATCCTGGTGCGTGACCCGTTCGTGGACTAG
- a CDS encoding murein L,D-transpeptidase family protein has translation MLLAAPAAAQPAAPVDLVLVDKSDRTLTLYTEGRAVRTYTGIQLGDEPVGAKHFEGDERTPEGRYTIDYGNPRSAYHLSLHVSYPSDADRAYARARGRSPGGDIFVHGQPNSAGERLEGDWTDGCIALSDPEIEELWSLVGDGTLIEIVA, from the coding sequence ATGCTCCTCGCCGCACCCGCTGCGGCGCAGCCGGCCGCGCCCGTCGACCTCGTCCTCGTCGACAAGTCCGACCGCACCCTGACCCTCTACACCGAGGGCCGGGCGGTGCGCACCTACACCGGCATCCAGCTTGGCGACGAGCCGGTCGGCGCCAAGCATTTCGAGGGCGACGAGCGCACCCCCGAAGGGCGCTACACGATCGACTACGGCAACCCGCGCAGCGCCTACCATCTCTCGCTCCACGTCTCGTACCCCAGCGACGCGGATCGCGCCTACGCCCGCGCACGGGGCCGCTCGCCCGGCGGCGACATCTTTGTTCATGGCCAGCCCAACAGCGCTGGCGAACGGCTCGAGGGCGACTGGACCGACGGCTGCATTGCCTTGTCCGACCCCGAGATCGAAGAGCTATGGTCGCTCGTCGGCGATGGCACGCTCATCGAGATCGTCGCCTGA
- the hxsC gene encoding His-Xaa-Ser system radical SAM maturase HxsC: MIPLRLPAAIEAERPFVTRIEDAGARPAGKRRFQSWIVGDDVFGLALAGDQGLFTIDGIQASQVVGDVLLVDPIRQQAERLIRADSLHNTLLVTERCDQLCQMCSQPPKKTHEDRFELLRQASLLAPEGATLGITGGEPTLYKNELFDLIEITLGERPDMSFHVLSNGQHFEQHDVGRLRNPAFARVTWGIPLYSSAASEHDAIVGKPGAFERLHQSFGRLVEAGARVELRTVVLSSNAFELPALAKHIVWRLPFIGSWSVMQLENIGFAKNRWSKLFFDHRANFTPIAEALDRASLHALQARLFNFPLCTVPPAYRSYAVRSISDWKQKYVAACDDCSLKPRCAGFFEWHSGEHANAWVRPE; encoded by the coding sequence GTGATCCCGCTGCGCCTGCCGGCAGCCATCGAAGCCGAAAGGCCATTCGTCACGCGGATTGAGGATGCCGGCGCGAGGCCCGCGGGCAAGCGGCGGTTCCAAAGCTGGATTGTTGGCGACGACGTGTTCGGCCTAGCTCTGGCCGGTGATCAAGGCCTATTCACAATCGATGGAATCCAAGCATCACAAGTGGTCGGTGATGTACTGCTGGTCGATCCCATTCGGCAGCAGGCGGAGCGCCTGATCCGGGCTGATTCCTTGCACAACACGCTGCTAGTAACTGAGCGCTGCGATCAACTTTGCCAGATGTGCTCGCAGCCGCCGAAGAAAACCCATGAGGATCGTTTCGAGCTTCTTCGTCAGGCGAGCTTGTTGGCTCCAGAAGGCGCCACCCTTGGCATCACGGGAGGGGAGCCGACCCTCTACAAGAACGAACTCTTCGATCTTATCGAAATCACGCTAGGTGAACGTCCCGACATGTCGTTTCACGTGCTTTCCAACGGCCAGCACTTCGAACAACATGACGTCGGGCGGCTGCGGAACCCGGCGTTCGCGAGAGTCACTTGGGGCATTCCGCTGTACTCGTCGGCCGCGTCAGAACATGACGCAATCGTTGGCAAACCCGGCGCGTTCGAGAGGCTTCACCAGAGCTTTGGTCGTCTCGTGGAGGCGGGAGCGAGGGTCGAGCTTCGCACTGTTGTTCTGAGCTCCAACGCTTTCGAGTTACCGGCGCTTGCAAAGCACATCGTCTGGCGGCTCCCGTTCATCGGGAGCTGGTCCGTCATGCAGCTTGAAAACATAGGGTTCGCCAAGAACCGCTGGTCCAAATTGTTCTTCGATCACCGGGCGAACTTTACGCCGATAGCCGAGGCCCTGGATCGGGCGAGCCTTCACGCGCTTCAAGCGCGTCTCTTCAACTTTCCTCTGTGCACAGTGCCGCCGGCCTACCGTTCGTACGCTGTCCGCTCGATCTCCGACTGGAAGCAGAAATATGTCGCCGCGTGCGACGATTGCTCACTGAAGCCGCGGTGTGCTGGCTTTTTCGAATGGCATTCCGGGGAGCACGCAAACGCGTGGGTGAGGCCAGAATGA
- a CDS encoding ATP-binding protein, giving the protein MRSFTAEHAYGADIPFSPGLNIIQAPNTSGKSTCLQAIIYALGLERSLGPQLTIPLPYAMRERIHAVESDPYEVVLQSFVELEIENSRGEIVVLHRDVVGAKDSRLIQVTFGASLSQDAPRSRQRDFYVLDGGSAVQEDGFHRYFAGFLGWELPIVARYDGTECPLYLETIFPMLFVEQKRGWSTIQGPFPTFFRIQDVARRVMEFLLNLDVAQFRRQRSELRNTIAELNHRWTNERNKLAEAAARIGRVRGLPQQPSAEFAQDSQIDLQLYQEGEWVPLSTLITEIETLVSELEAAQLQTVDAVAPQLEARVATLRSQIDTESAILEAVRSEYAAETQDSQAMGARVRSLEVDLRRNQDAQKLQRLGSELGKASSEHVCPTCHQGVSNELLPTVEAVGMGIEENIAFVKSQLELYRSAQGASGERIQEIAGRFRGVERNLQDKQKELRSLRQELVRPGTSPSRAAIENLVRQQNFLAQLSGVDDLAISLLDELKAIAIEWAKTKDALARLPPRQSHE; this is encoded by the coding sequence TTGCGATCGTTCACCGCCGAACACGCCTATGGGGCGGACATTCCGTTCAGTCCGGGCCTCAACATCATTCAAGCGCCCAACACGTCGGGCAAATCGACCTGCCTTCAGGCGATCATTTACGCGCTCGGGCTCGAGCGGTCACTTGGTCCACAGCTAACTATCCCGCTCCCCTATGCGATGCGCGAGCGTATCCATGCTGTTGAAAGCGACCCATATGAGGTCGTGCTGCAGTCATTCGTCGAATTGGAGATCGAGAATAGCCGTGGTGAGATCGTCGTGCTGCATCGAGATGTGGTCGGGGCGAAGGATAGCAGACTGATCCAAGTGACGTTCGGCGCATCGCTGAGCCAAGACGCTCCGCGAAGCCGACAGCGCGACTTCTATGTGTTGGACGGCGGATCGGCGGTTCAGGAAGACGGGTTTCACCGCTACTTCGCCGGTTTTCTCGGTTGGGAGCTGCCGATCGTTGCGCGCTATGACGGCACTGAGTGCCCGCTCTATCTCGAAACTATCTTTCCGATGCTGTTCGTCGAACAGAAGCGAGGCTGGTCTACGATCCAAGGGCCGTTCCCGACATTCTTCCGCATCCAGGACGTGGCGCGCCGGGTGATGGAGTTCCTGTTGAATCTCGATGTAGCGCAGTTTCGACGGCAGCGCTCGGAGTTGCGCAATACCATTGCGGAACTCAACCATCGCTGGACTAACGAGCGCAACAAACTAGCCGAAGCCGCGGCGAGAATAGGGCGCGTCCGTGGACTCCCACAGCAGCCGAGCGCCGAGTTCGCGCAGGATTCGCAAATCGATTTACAGTTGTATCAGGAGGGCGAGTGGGTACCGCTCTCAACCCTAATCACCGAAATCGAAACGCTTGTTTCGGAGCTTGAAGCCGCGCAGTTGCAGACGGTTGACGCGGTCGCACCGCAGCTTGAGGCGCGGGTTGCAACGCTACGCAGCCAGATCGACACGGAAAGTGCGATTCTCGAGGCTGTGCGAAGCGAATATGCCGCCGAGACCCAAGATAGTCAGGCAATGGGTGCACGCGTTCGATCGCTGGAGGTCGACTTGCGCCGAAATCAAGACGCCCAAAAGCTTCAACGACTAGGGTCCGAGCTTGGCAAGGCGTCCTCAGAACATGTCTGCCCAACCTGTCATCAAGGCGTATCGAACGAACTGCTTCCAACCGTCGAGGCGGTGGGCATGGGCATCGAAGAAAATATCGCCTTCGTGAAGTCTCAGCTTGAGCTTTACCGATCCGCACAGGGCGCGTCGGGCGAACGAATTCAGGAGATTGCCGGGCGCTTCCGCGGCGTGGAGCGCAACCTGCAGGACAAGCAAAAGGAATTGCGCAGTTTGCGCCAGGAATTGGTCCGACCCGGCACGTCACCGTCGCGTGCCGCGATTGAAAATCTGGTTCGGCAGCAGAATTTCCTGGCACAGCTCAGTGGTGTCGACGATCTAGCGATCTCACTGCTGGACGAACTCAAGGCCATAGCAATTGAATGGGCAAAGACTAAGGACGCGCTGGCCCGGCTTCCCCCCCGACAATCTCACGAATGA
- a CDS encoding peptidoglycan-binding protein, giving the protein MGEARMRAGRFLVASLVTAGFGDVSLAQERLVGIATGSDPGANESLLEQAYAREHLFTLAGHRSHSSHSSHSSHRSSYGGTGHSSHVSHTSHRSSTGGGGYDYVAPPAAVYTSPQTTTAPRRSQPSVPYEDTGSSSSNTQRYGFISPSNDESRSSGLKPLTGRSERFRMIVCRVQLALAARDFYSGAIDCTVGPKLRGALRRFQDSHKLNGTGTITPEVLDALMVSTD; this is encoded by the coding sequence GTGGGTGAGGCCAGAATGAGGGCGGGGCGTTTTCTTGTCGCGAGCCTGGTAACGGCCGGCTTTGGCGATGTCAGCCTCGCCCAGGAGCGACTGGTTGGCATTGCTACGGGCTCGGATCCTGGCGCCAACGAAAGCCTTCTCGAGCAAGCCTACGCCCGTGAGCACCTATTCACGCTCGCCGGTCATCGTAGCCATTCCAGCCATAGCAGCCACTCTAGCCATCGATCGTCGTACGGCGGGACGGGCCATTCCAGCCACGTCAGCCACACGAGTCATCGCTCCAGCACCGGCGGCGGCGGATACGACTACGTTGCCCCACCGGCAGCGGTCTACACCAGCCCACAAACCACCACGGCACCTCGGCGAAGCCAGCCTTCGGTCCCCTACGAAGACACCGGCTCATCGAGTTCGAACACCCAACGTTACGGCTTCATTTCGCCGAGCAACGATGAGTCGAGGTCTTCTGGTTTGAAGCCCCTCACGGGGCGGAGCGAGCGGTTTCGAATGATCGTGTGCAGGGTTCAGCTGGCGCTGGCTGCCCGGGATTTCTATTCGGGCGCGATCGATTGCACTGTGGGGCCTAAACTTCGCGGTGCGCTGCGGCGCTTCCAGGATTCTCACAAACTCAACGGGACAGGCACGATAACACCGGAGGTGTTAGACGCATTGATGGTATCAACAGATTGA
- a CDS encoding recombinase family protein, with protein MNKVRCAIYTRKSSEEGLEQDFNSLHAQREACAAYVLSQASEGWSALPEVYDDGGISGGTLERPALKRLLDDIAAGKIDIVVVYKVDRLTRSLLDFSKLVEVFDKAGVSFVSITQSFNTTTSMGRLTLNMLLSFAQFEREVTAERIRDKIAASKARGMWMGGTPPLGYRPDGRSLAVVDNDAALVRDIFARYRACGNVRMVAEELATEGVFAPVRHTSQGRTFGGVRFSRGQIYKHLSNPIYVGEIHHRGTAYNGQHEGIIERQLWDEVQDMLAGNLQGERTGTRIRSPSLLAGLIVDDEGESLVATHACKGKIRYRYYVSKALQHDAAASSADGMRIPAKELEGAVVARLAEALDDPLALLASTGTPLDPTELRTAIAKAEALARSTRNKDRGLVRSLVSRVTIHPRQTRIELRASPLLKMLGVHDHIPAGETIELVSVVRLTRTGLAMRLVQANGKAAVARGPDPALIRLLLKARSWWSRLATGEIDIATLAREEQVNDSWMTRVVRLNFLAPEIVEAILNGEQPARLTADSLALISPLPIAWREQREAVAAL; from the coding sequence ATGAACAAGGTTCGCTGCGCGATCTACACCCGCAAATCGAGCGAGGAGGGTCTCGAGCAGGATTTCAATTCGCTCCACGCTCAGCGCGAAGCGTGCGCGGCCTATGTGCTAAGCCAGGCCAGCGAAGGCTGGTCGGCGCTGCCCGAGGTGTATGACGACGGCGGGATATCGGGCGGGACGCTCGAGCGCCCTGCCCTCAAGCGGCTGCTCGACGACATCGCCGCGGGCAAAATCGACATCGTGGTCGTCTACAAGGTCGATCGGCTGACGCGCTCGCTGCTCGACTTCTCCAAACTGGTCGAAGTCTTCGACAAGGCCGGGGTCAGCTTTGTGTCGATCACCCAGTCGTTCAACACCACCACGAGCATGGGGCGGCTGACGCTCAACATGCTGCTCAGCTTCGCCCAGTTCGAGCGCGAGGTCACCGCCGAGCGGATCCGCGACAAGATCGCAGCGTCCAAGGCGCGGGGCATGTGGATGGGTGGCACGCCGCCACTCGGCTATCGGCCCGATGGACGAAGCCTCGCGGTTGTGGATAACGATGCTGCCCTGGTGCGCGACATCTTCGCCCGCTATCGCGCTTGCGGCAATGTGCGCATGGTCGCGGAGGAACTCGCAACCGAAGGCGTGTTCGCTCCGGTGCGGCATACCTCGCAGGGCCGGACATTCGGTGGGGTCCGGTTCAGCCGCGGGCAGATCTACAAGCACCTTTCCAACCCGATCTACGTCGGGGAAATCCACCACCGCGGAACTGCATACAACGGACAGCACGAAGGCATCATCGAGCGGCAACTGTGGGACGAGGTCCAGGACATGCTTGCCGGCAACCTGCAGGGCGAGCGGACGGGCACGCGAATTCGGTCGCCAAGCTTGCTCGCCGGATTGATCGTCGACGACGAGGGCGAGTCGCTGGTCGCGACCCATGCCTGCAAGGGTAAGATCCGCTACCGCTATTACGTCAGCAAGGCGCTGCAGCATGACGCGGCTGCCAGCAGCGCAGACGGAATGCGCATCCCGGCCAAGGAGCTGGAGGGCGCGGTTGTTGCGCGACTGGCCGAGGCGCTCGACGATCCGCTCGCACTTCTGGCCTCAACCGGGACTCCGCTGGATCCGACGGAGCTGCGGACCGCAATCGCCAAGGCCGAGGCTCTCGCCCGGTCGACTCGGAACAAGGATCGAGGTCTTGTCCGATCGCTGGTGTCGCGGGTTACAATCCATCCCCGCCAAACCCGGATCGAGCTGCGTGCCAGCCCCTTGCTCAAGATGCTCGGTGTGCACGATCACATCCCCGCGGGCGAAACCATCGAACTTGTCAGCGTGGTTCGCTTGACCCGCACCGGCCTGGCGATGCGGCTGGTGCAAGCCAATGGCAAGGCCGCGGTCGCACGCGGACCCGACCCCGCGCTCATCCGGCTACTCCTCAAGGCACGCAGCTGGTGGTCGAGGCTGGCGACCGGCGAGATCGACATCGCGACGCTGGCACGCGAAGAGCAGGTCAATGATTCCTGGATGACGCGGGTGGTCCGGCTCAACTTCCTCGCACCCGAGATCGTCGAAGCGATCCTCAATGGCGAGCAGCCCGCACGTCTGACCGCCGATAGCCTGGCCCTGATCAGCCCCCTTCCCATCGCGTGGCGCGAGCAGCGCGAGGCGGTTGCCGCACTCTAG
- a CDS encoding DUF3489 domain-containing protein, with translation MNTTTTEVTAPASNAATKARKGTPAKRRMAREVSSPTANEEAKPHDTATPARAPSKIAGVVALLERKQGATLAEMVEATGWLPHTTRAALTGLKKKGRTITKDKRGDVTCYHVAASA, from the coding sequence ATGAACACCACCACGACTGAAGTCACCGCCCCGGCCAGCAACGCCGCAACGAAGGCCCGCAAGGGAACTCCGGCCAAGCGCCGCATGGCGCGAGAGGTCAGCAGCCCGACCGCAAATGAAGAGGCAAAGCCGCACGACACTGCGACCCCTGCTCGCGCGCCCAGCAAGATCGCTGGGGTCGTCGCACTGCTCGAGCGCAAGCAAGGCGCCACGCTCGCCGAAATGGTCGAGGCCACCGGCTGGCTCCCGCACACCACCCGCGCCGCGCTGACCGGGCTCAAGAAGAAGGGCCGCACCATCACCAAAGACAAGCGCGGTGACGTGACCTGCTACCACGTCGCGGCGAGCGCCTGA
- a CDS encoding DUF2924 domain-containing protein — MRRDAIETTLAALATMSPAQLREEWTLTTDKPLPRLSSAMLRLALGYELQCRACGGLTRQTRQRLDQLAAARTETRSTVPGMRLVREHNGQVHIVTIGEDGAVEWNGRTWRSLSEVARTITGTHWSGPAFFGLKQKKRKAA; from the coding sequence ATGCGCCGCGACGCGATCGAAACGACCCTGGCTGCGCTGGCGACAATGTCGCCGGCGCAGCTGCGCGAGGAGTGGACCCTCACCACGGACAAACCCCTGCCCCGCCTGAGCAGCGCGATGCTCCGCCTGGCGCTCGGCTATGAGCTGCAATGCAGGGCCTGTGGTGGTCTGACGCGCCAGACCCGCCAGCGGCTCGATCAGCTGGCTGCGGCAAGGACCGAGACCCGCAGCACGGTCCCCGGGATGCGGCTGGTCCGCGAGCATAACGGTCAGGTCCACATCGTCACCATCGGTGAGGACGGCGCAGTCGAATGGAATGGGCGGACTTGGAGGTCGCTGAGCGAGGTTGCCCGCACGATCACCGGCACGCACTGGTCAGGGCCCGCCTTCTTCGGGCTCAAGCAGAAGAAGAGGAAAGCGGCATGA
- the hxsB gene encoding His-Xaa-Ser system radical SAM maturase HxsB, whose protein sequence is MAPLKLRARRDGDVLCVSSSGDFFQASADFAVRLATDALTTGDASQLQRWGLMAAADLDWNLQGLKLARRMSVVRELDYLILVPTLRCNLSCSYCQVSRVNETQVGFDWSEETLAGVLALIDSLPSDQIKVEFQGGEPTLRPDLIEAVIARCARFTHAEFVVCTNLQSLSDVAIALFDRSDVFISTSLDGSAATHRRQRTATDEANTQFHENLRFLVDRYGPGKISALPTIDPANPPDPDDLIGAYSSLGLASIFLRPINFQGFARKRHAGSKSLPRTWSDYHERFVRRMIARNWDDRTRVLEETYLSICLRRIFQPGAERHVDLRNPNPMGIDYLVVDHDGTFYPTDEARMLARSGVIDLSIGSISAGIDLEKRALLNRHATNSFDPDCIRCAYQPFCGRDVVDDLSRYGTIDVRRLNTEFCRRHRDIFDFAFELIYSEDEATRYSLCRWLGLSGEIPLGEVLQ, encoded by the coding sequence ATGGCGCCCCTCAAACTTCGGGCGCGGCGCGACGGCGACGTTCTTTGCGTGTCCAGCTCAGGCGACTTCTTTCAGGCTTCCGCTGACTTTGCGGTCCGCTTGGCAACTGACGCGCTTACGACCGGAGATGCGAGCCAGCTCCAACGCTGGGGTTTGATGGCGGCGGCAGATCTTGACTGGAACTTGCAGGGTCTGAAGCTTGCTCGGCGGATGAGCGTGGTTCGCGAACTCGACTATCTCATCCTCGTTCCAACGCTTCGTTGCAATCTGAGCTGCAGTTATTGCCAAGTGTCGCGGGTCAACGAAACGCAGGTGGGGTTCGACTGGAGCGAGGAGACTCTCGCCGGTGTGCTGGCTTTGATCGATAGCCTTCCGAGCGATCAGATCAAGGTCGAGTTCCAGGGTGGCGAGCCGACGTTACGTCCGGACTTGATCGAAGCCGTAATCGCGCGATGCGCCCGCTTCACCCATGCGGAATTTGTCGTCTGCACCAACTTGCAGTCACTCAGCGATGTGGCAATAGCGCTGTTTGATCGCTCGGACGTGTTCATCAGCACTTCGCTGGATGGCAGCGCAGCTACACATCGACGGCAGCGCACCGCCACCGACGAAGCGAATACCCAATTCCACGAGAATTTGCGGTTCCTGGTCGATCGGTATGGACCCGGAAAGATTTCGGCCCTGCCAACCATCGATCCGGCAAACCCTCCCGATCCCGACGACCTGATCGGCGCCTACTCCAGTCTGGGCCTAGCCAGCATCTTTCTTCGTCCGATCAATTTTCAGGGCTTTGCGCGCAAGCGCCACGCGGGTTCGAAATCGCTTCCAAGGACGTGGAGTGATTACCACGAGAGGTTCGTCCGGCGAATGATCGCGCGAAACTGGGATGATCGGACGCGCGTGCTCGAAGAAACGTATCTGAGCATCTGCCTGCGCCGGATTTTCCAGCCGGGCGCAGAGCGTCACGTCGATCTTCGCAACCCCAACCCGATGGGAATCGACTATCTCGTCGTCGATCACGATGGGACATTTTACCCGACTGACGAAGCGCGGATGCTTGCGCGATCAGGCGTGATCGACCTTTCGATAGGCAGTATCTCAGCCGGCATTGATCTGGAGAAGCGCGCGCTGCTAAACCGGCACGCAACCAACAGTTTCGATCCCGACTGCATCCGCTGCGCATACCAGCCATTCTGCGGACGCGACGTTGTCGACGATCTCTCACGCTATGGCACGATTGATGTGCGGCGCCTCAATACCGAGTTCTGCCGCCGGCATAGAGACATCTTCGATTTCGCCTTCGAGCTCATCTACTCCGAGGACGAAGCAACGCGCTATTCGCTTTGCCGCTGGCTCGGCTTGTCGGGTGAAATTCCCCTTGGGGAGGTTCTCCAGTGA